One window of the Bos indicus isolate NIAB-ARS_2022 breed Sahiwal x Tharparkar chromosome 15, NIAB-ARS_B.indTharparkar_mat_pri_1.0, whole genome shotgun sequence genome contains the following:
- the LOC139187165 gene encoding olfactory receptor 51H1-like has product MADNNHSHFQHLYFVLTGIPGLELKYYWMAFPLGAIYVIALFGNGVIISTIKSELSLHIPMYYFLCMLALADTGLALCTMPSMLGIFWFNYKSIAFDACLVQMYFIHTFSAIESGVLVAMAFDRVVAIWKPLRYGTILTNSVVCRTGAVIWTRAICVVFPVPFLIKRLPFYRSNILSHSFCLHQDVMSLACASTQVNSLYGLIAVIFTKGSDSLSILLSYAFLLRTVMAIASGEGRLKALNTCVSHICAVLIFYVPLIGVSVIHRFGKHVSPLTHALMANAYLLIPPVLNPIVYTMKTKEIRRKLIQMFVAAKVTAEG; this is encoded by the coding sequence ATGGCAGATAATAACCACTCTCACTTCCAACACCTCTACTTTGTCTTAACTGGGATTCCAGGGCTTGAACTAAAGTATTACTGGATGGCATTCCCACTGGGTGCTATATATGTCATTGCCCTCTTTGGCAATGGTGTCATCATCTCTACCATTAAGTCCGAACTGTCCCTGCACATCCCCATGTATTACTTTCTGTGTATGCTGGCACTGGCAGACACGGGACTTGCCCTTTGTACTATGCCCTCCATGCTAGGCATATTTTGGTTTAACTACAAGTCCATCGCCTTTGATGCCTGCCTTGTTCAGATGTACTTCATCCATACCTTCTCAGCCATTGAATCTGGCGTGCTGGTGGCCATGGCCTTTGATCGGGTTGTGGCAATCTGGAAACCCCTCAGGTACGGCACCATCCTCACCAATAGCGTGGTCTGCAGAACAGGGGCAGTCATCTGGACAAGGGCCATctgtgtggtcttcccagtgcctTTCCTCATCAAGCGGCTCCCCTTCTACCGCTCCAATATCCTCTCCCACTCCTTCTGCCTCCACCAAGATGTCATGAGCCTTGCCTGTGCCAGCACCCAGGTCAACAGTCTCTATGGCCTCATTGCGGTTATCTTCACCAAGGGTTCTGActccctctccatcctcctctcctATGCATTCCTACTTCGAACAGTGATGGCCATTGCCTCAGGGGAGGGCCGGCTGAAGGCACTCAACACCTGTGTTTCCCACATCTGTGCTGTTCTCATTTTCTACGTGCCGCTCATTGGGGTGTCTGTCATTCACCGTTTTGGAAAGCACGTTTCACCACTGACCCATGCCCTCATGGCTAATGCCTATCTTCTTATACCCCCTGTGCTAAACCCCATTGTCTATACTATGAAGACCAAAGAGATACGGAGGAAACTCATCCAGATGTTTGTTGCAGCCAAGGTCACTGCAGAGGGTTAG
- the LOC139187238 gene encoding olfactory receptor 51S1-like, which yields MSTFLTHSTLNASTSMAPTFLLVGLPGLSAVPSWWAVPLITVYLLSALGNGAILWIIALEPTLHRPMYFFLFLLSVSDVGLSTALMPTLLGLAFANTHAVSASACLLQMFFVHVFSVMESSVLLAMALDRALAICFPLHYPTLLTNGVISKICVAIAFRCLGLHLPLPFLLAHMPYCRPQVLTHSYCLHPDIARLACPGGGGAVYSLFVVLSAMGLDPLLILFSYGLIGRVLQGLGSSENRWKAGQTCAAHFSAVLLFYVPMVLLALIDHLRMPIPQPARTLLSYVHFLLPPLINPILYSVKMKEIRERIHKRLKPRKVGCA from the coding sequence ATGTCAACATTCCTCACCCACTCAACTCTGAATGCCAGCACTTCGATGGCCCCCACCTTCCTGTTGGTGGGACTGCCAGGCCTATCAGCTGTACCTTCCTGGTGGGCAGTACCCCTCATCACTGTCTACCTTCTGTCTGCCCTGGGCAATGGTgctatcctctggatcattgccCTGGAGCCCACATTGCACCGCccaatgtacttcttcctcttcctgctcaGCGTGTCTGATGTTGGCTTGTCCACAGCCCTGATGCCCACCCTGCTGGGTCTTGCCTTTGCAAATACTCATGCTGTCTCTgcctctgcctgcctcctccagATGTTCTTTGTCCATGTCTTTTCTGTCATGGAGTCCTCTGTCTTACTCGCCATGGCCTTGGATCGGGCACTGGCCATTTGCTTCCCTCTCCACTACCCAACACTCCTCACCAATGGTGTCATCAGCAAGATCTGTGTGGCCATTGCTTTCCGATGCCTGGGTCTCCACCTGCCCCTGCCATTCCTCCTGGCCCACATGCCTTACTGCCGTCCACAGGTCCTGACCCATTCTTACTGCTTGCACCCGGATATAGCCCGTTTGGCCTGccctggaggtgggggagcaGTCTACAGCCTCTTTGTGGTCCTGTCTGCCATGGGCTTGGATCCTCTGCTTATTTTATTCTCCTATGGCCTAATTGGCAGGGTGTTGCAAGGTTTGGGATCCAGTGAGAATCGCTGGAAGGCTGGCCAAACCTGTGCTGCCCACTTCTCTGCTGTGCTTCTCTTCTATGTGCCAATGGTCCTCCTGGCTCTCATTGATCATCTCAGGATGCCAATCCCTCAGCCTGCCCGTACTCTTCTCTCCTATGTCCACTTCCTGCTTCCCCCATTGATAAACCCTATTCTCTATAGTGTCAAGATGAAGGAGATTAGAGAGAGAATCCACAAGAGATTGAAGCCCAGGAAGGTGGGTTGTGCTTAG